One stretch of Prunus persica cultivar Lovell chromosome G1, Prunus_persica_NCBIv2, whole genome shotgun sequence DNA includes these proteins:
- the LOC18789177 gene encoding protein NRT1/ PTR FAMILY 5.13 — MGLGALIHFVRECIHKYLYFSKATICIQGLVLSHSFVNHAIMSILIVYLQDNWFHEHFLIAAVVTNVQEGVADILVIFLAHFSHTFNGGLKIIATTNAAYILGLSLLWLPNEYKSEDYAAMARIFYGAVVLLTLGESGRSAALKEFLKKQCLSKHKETGRTDDKRPEGWEEASEQKEITAEKHTEAGGDQQVTKETAERDKKDFWGVPWFLGAVVPLFLSKTTWTQIFMISTIAMAVSYLLFWFGFNDYLKNNKEAQAGEHPQVTERENLWTLNKKVRKKKRLRKEIVASWLAFFVFSMVKAAGSTFFFEQMSNLKNPIPNNDPAVYFNVLSSFSRYIISFLFPKLIPKRTRVRIGCGMASTVLCCVAAWVVEIHRMRKVTRAGLEDDTFDISMSIFWLVPQFFLLGLMEGLAVDGLIDLLADRVDVEDKEMAKNYGSHTSDLVVGIGKLLTAPISLAFSHRWFNDSINLSRLDKFYRLLTFLSRCSFVYYLYVGFYFYSKDDTHNSAIEEHEQGRNGSGVVEMATV; from the exons ATGGGTTTGGGAGCACTCATTCACTTTGTGAGAGAGTGCATCCATAAGTACCTCTACTTTTCCAAGGCTACAATATGCATCCAGG GGTTGGTTTTGAGCCATAGCTTCGTCAACCATGCGATAATGTCTATCTTGATAGTGTACCTCCAAGACAATTGGTTTCATGAACATTTTCTAATAGCCGCCGTAGTTACAAATGTGCAAGAAGGGGTAGCAGACATATTGGTGATTTTCCTAGCtcatttctcacacacattcAATGGTGGTCTCAAAATAATTGCCACCACAAATGCTGCCTATATTCTT GGGCTATCTCTGTTATGGCTTCCTAATGAATATAAGAGTGAGGACTACGCAGCAATGGCCAGGATATTCTATGGAGCTGTGGTACTATTAACATTAGGCGAATCTGGGCGATCCGCTGCATTGAAAGAATTTCTTAAGAAGCAATGTTTaagcaaacataaagaaacagGACGCACAGATGACAAACGACCGGAAGGATGGGAAGAAGCTAGCGAACAGAAAGAAATAACGGCAGAAAAGCATACAGAAGCTGGTGGCGACCAACAGGTGACGAAAGAAACGGCAGAAAGGGATAAAAAGGACTTCTGGGGTGTTCCATGGTTTTTAGGTGCAGTGGTAcctcttttcctttcaaaaACAACTTGGACTCAGATCTTCATGATTTCAACAATTGCAATGGCAGTTTCTTATTTATTGTTCTGGTTTGGGTTCAACgattatttgaaaaacaataaagaaGCACAAGCAGGGGAGCATCCCCAAGTCACGGAAAGAGAGAACCTTTGGACACTGAACAAAAAGGTGAGGAAGAAAAAACGTTTGCGCAAAGAAATTGTAGCTTCATGGTTGGCCTTCTTTGTATTCAGTATGGTCAAGGCAGCGGGGAGCACCTTCTTTTTCGAACAAATGAGTAACTTGAAAAATCCCATCCCCAATAATGACCCTGCAGTTTATTTCAATGTGCTTAGCTCCTTTTCGAGGTACATAATCTCATTTCTCTTCCCCAAACTAATTCCAAAGCGAACGCGGGTGAGAATTGGCTGTGGAATGGCTTCTACTGTGTTATGTTGCGTTGCTGCTTGGGTGGTTGAGATCCACAGGATGAGGAAAGTTACGAGGGCAGGGCTTGAAGATGACACTTTTGATATTTCTATGAGCATATTTTGGTTGGTTCCACAGTTCTTCCTGTTAGGACTTATGGAAGGGTTAGCCGTAGATGGATTGATTGATCTTTTGGCTGATAGAGTGGACGTGGAGGATAAAGAAATGGCTAAGAATTATGGATCCCACACCAGCGACTTAGTCGTGGGGATTGGAAAATTACTAACTGCTCCTATTAGCTTAGCATTTAGTCATAGATGGTTCAATGACAGCATAAATCTGAGTCGTCTGGACAAGTTTTACAGACTGCTAACGTTTCTAAGTCGCTGTAGCTTCGTCTACTACTTGTATGTCGGCTTTTACTTTTATAGCAAGGATGACACACATAACTCCGCCATCGAAGAACACGAACAAGGCCGTAATGGAAGTGGAGTTGTGGAAATGGCAACTGTTTAG
- the LOC18793467 gene encoding uncharacterized protein LOC18793467, whose product MAEMDGIEHRTVQVNGINMHIAEKGQGPLILFIHGFPELWYSWRHQITALASLGYRAVAPDLRGFGDTDAPDSPTSYTCLHVVGDLIALLDTIAPDHDKVFVVGHDWGAFIAWYLCLFRPDRVKALVNMSVAFRPRNPQRKNLESLKAVYGDDYYMCRFQEPGVIEAEFAKIGTARVMKEFLTYRNPGPLFLPKDKMFGHSLDAPIVLPSWLSEDEVNYYASKFEKTGFTGGINYYRNLDLNWELTAAWTGAQVKVPVKFIVGDQDLTYNSVGTKDFIHKGGFKKYVPLLEEVVVMEGVAHFINQERPDEINKHIHDFIAKFH is encoded by the exons ATGGCGGAGATGGACGGCATAGAGCACAGAACAGTCCAAGTCAATGGCATAAACATGCACATAGCCGAGAAAGGACAGGGCCCACTCATCCTCTTCATCCACGGCTTCCCGGAGCTCTGGTACTCCTGGCGCCACCAGATCACAGCCCTGGCCTCCCTCGGCTATAGAGCCGTGGCGCCGGATCTCCGCGGCTTTGGCGACACGGACGCGCCCGATTCGCCCACCAGCTACACCTGTCTCCACGTGGTCGGAGACCTCATCGCCCTCCTGGATACCATAGCCCCCGACCATGACAAGGTGTTCGTGGTGGGCCACGACTGGGGTGCGTTCATTGCTTGGTACCTCTGCTTGTTCCGGCCGGATCGGGTCAAAGCCTTGGTCAACATGAGCGTGGCTTTCCGGCCTAGAAACCCTCAGAGGAAGAACCTTGAATCTCTAAAAGCTGTTTATGGGGATGACTATTACATGTGCAGATTTCAG GAGCCAGGAGTGATAGAAGCTGAGTTTGCCAAGATAGGTACTGCAAGAGTTATGAAGGAATTTCTAACATATCGCAATCCTGGTCCACTTTTCCTGCCTAAAGACAAAATGTTTGGACATTCCCTAGATGCTCCAATCGTCTTGCCGAGTTGGTTGTCTGAGGATGAAGTCAACTACTATGCCAGCAAATTTGAGAAGACAGGATTCACTGGGGGAATAAACTACTACAGAAACTTGGACCT AAATTGGGAACTCACTGCTGCATGGACTGGGGCTCAAGTGAAAGTTCCAGTTAAGTTTATTGTGGGGGACCAGGACCTAACTTATAATTCTGTGGGCACCAAGGACTTCATACACAAAGGTGGGTTCAAGAAATATGTGCCTCTTCTGGAAGAGGTAGTTGTAATGGAAGGAGTTGCCCATTTTATCAACCAAGAAAGGCCTGATGAAATCAACAAACACATTCATGACTTCATCGCAAAATTTCACTAA
- the LOC109950250 gene encoding protein NRT1/ PTR FAMILY 5.10-like, with amino-acid sequence MRGFYRADSIVRLQSMIRVGLIWGCCNILPCQCIDSVRKWLGNHFYFSKATTPIRGLVFSHSYVKNALVSVLITYLTDNWRTSNFAMAALVTNVQEGISDILVIILARISDKHMTRFKMIVSTNAAYFLGLLLLWICSKFVSSQTVSKVYYGAVVLIVLGEAGRSATLKEFLENQYFIEDKERPSTDENYLKRLETRKEALWRHPWFLGALLAVFFPTPSWKNTGSWKSTLMVSTILVGVSYLLFLLGYSCYFLSSRIDEYSTWKSRLDYLKKLSLFYPVEQQEEEERGGEICMVTRVTSSSSSSCPPEEGQRKKFWPLIELKAEKGFFIEVIAMWSAFFAYSLVEATGSTFFFEQMSSLDTKSGIGSVMDVAVILILVSRFSSFLVSFIYDLLIPKQWRKATVTLVRIGCGLACSMLCCVAAWLVEGKRLKLVSPESREHGTNKTIPMSAAWLVPQFVLLGLMEGLALNGLTEFLADRIANNDKLRARYYYASHISELILGVGKLVTASSILVFRRSWFHDNINGSRLDSFFELLTYLSLANLIYYMCISEYFYRNEKSRKSANKGNKQSSLLEQVEQGIHAAEKETYDEEAQVPVGGTAQEQVEQEIDDDDEEVWTSEITKEIKKWSYRNGHCCCW; translated from the exons ATGAGAGGATTTTACAGAGCGGACTCAATAGTGAGGCTTCAAAGTATGATTCGCGTAGGGCTTATCTGGGGTTGTTGCAACATCCTTCCCTGCCAATGCATTGATTCAGTGAGAAAGTGGCTTGGAAACCACTTCTATTTTTCCAAGGCTACTACACCCATCCGAG gtctGGTATTCAGCCACAGCTACGTAAAGAATGCGTTAGTGTCTGTGTTAATAACGTACCTCACTGATAATTGGCGAACTAGCAATTTTGCAATGGCTGCTCTAGTTACAAATGTCCAAGAAGGCATATCAGACATTTTGGTGATTATTCTTGCTCGTATATCAGACAAGCACATGACTCGTTTTAAAATGATTGTCTCCACAAATGCCGCTTATTTTCTT GGACTGCTTCTATTGTGGATTTGTTCTAAGTTTGTGAGCTCACAAACTGTCTCTAAGGTATACTATGGAGCAGTGGTACTAATAGTATTAGGAGAAGCTGGTCGATCGGCTACCTTGAAGGAATTTCTTGAGAATCAATATTTCATTGAAGACAAAGAAAGACCTTCCACAGatgaaaattatttgaaacGACTGGAAACTCGTAAAGAAGCTTTGTGGCGCCATCCCTGGTTTTTAGGTGCATTGCTAGCTGTTTTCTTTCCAACTCCGTCCTGGAAAAATACTGGGTCCTGGAAAAGTACGTTAATGGTTTCAACAATTTTAGTGGGAGTCTCTTATTTGCTGTTCTTGCTTGGCTACTCCTGTTACTTCTTAAGTAGTAGAATTGACGAATATTCTACTTGGAAATCTCGTCTGGACTATCTTAAAAAATTATCCCTTTTCTATCCAGTtgaacaacaagaagaagaagaaagaggaggAGAGATTTGCATGGTCACAAGAGTGACCTCATCCTCCTCGAGCTCGTGTCCACCAGAAGAAgggcaaagaaaaaagttttggCCACTCATAGAACTGAAGGCGGAAAAGGGGTTTTTCATAGAAGTGATAGCTATGTGGTCGGCCTTCTTTGCATACAGTTTGGTGGAGGCAACAGGGAGCACCTTCTTTTTTGAACAAATGAGTAGTTTGGATACAAAGAGTGGCATTGGGTCAGTGATGGACGTGGCTGTAATTTTAATACTAGTTAGCAGATTCTCGAGTTTTTTAGTCTCATTTATCTACGACTTACTGATTCCAAAGCAGTGGAGAAAGGCTACGGTTACGCTGGTGAGAATTGGCTGCGGATTGGCTTGTTCTATGCTATGTTGTGTTGCTGCTTGGCTGGTTGAGGGAAAGAGGTTGAAGTTAGTTAGCCCTGAGAGCCGCGAACATGGCACCAATAAGACAATTCCTATGAGCGCTGCGTGGTTAGTTCCACAGTTCGTCCTGTTGGGACTGATGGAAGGGCTAGCCCTAAATGGATTAACTGAGTTCCTTGCTGATCGAATTGCTAATAATGATAAACTAAGGGCGAGGTACTATTACGCATCCCACATCTCTGAGCTCATCCTTGGTGTTGGAAAATTAGTTACAGCTTCTAGCATTTTAGTGTTTAGGCGAAGTTGGTTCCATGATAACATAAATGGGAGTCGCCTGGATAGTTTTTTCGAACTATTAACTTACTTAAGTCTTGCTAACCTAATTTATTACATGTGTATCTCCGAATACTTTTATCGCAACGAGAAATCACGAAAATCTGCCaacaaaggaaacaaacaaagtAGTCTGTTGGAACAAGTAGAGCAGGGGATTCATGCTGCTGAGAAGGAGACTTACGATGAGGAGGCCCAAGTCCCCGTAGGTGGAACCGCACAGGAACAAGTAGAGCAGGAGATCGATGATGATGACGAGGAGGTGTGGACTTCCGAAATAACCAAAGAGATCAAGAAGTGGAGTTACAGAAACGGTCATTGTTGCTGTTGGTGA